A genomic segment from Bacillus cereus G9842 encodes:
- a CDS encoding 3D domain-containing protein, translating to MNYFKRISCLVLAGIIGLSSTVAVKAESNDEKLNNMQQQLQQNDAEMQKKEQEKQAVSKEIKGIENELHNLNNTIAKNKEDQAAIQRKIDETHKQIEQKKEEIVVLEDKVLARKDIMRKRMVSVQNSSNTSLVVEVVVESKNFADFLQRMNAVSTILEADKEILRLQEQDLRQIEEDKKTIDEKEASLVVDKQKLAKAQAELQDNLKKRQDNLQTVQAKYNEVASQLNLAAEEKAKIESNMKAVQETIAREQEAARIAAEERAKAEAAAKAEQEALAKAQAEIAEKQKQEKASKPAEPVANNNSKVEPAQPSKPTAGGKEIYVEATAYTADPAENGYASGQQVFSAWGPGGKGYNLTANPGMKLIAVDPSVIPLGKTVNVEGYGVAIAADTGGAIKGNRIDVLMPDKGSSSQWGRKIVKVTILN from the coding sequence ATGAACTATTTTAAGCGAATCAGCTGTCTAGTATTAGCAGGAATTATCGGTCTTTCTAGTACAGTCGCTGTTAAAGCAGAGTCAAACGACGAGAAACTTAACAACATGCAACAGCAATTGCAACAAAACGATGCAGAAATGCAAAAGAAAGAGCAAGAGAAGCAAGCTGTTAGTAAAGAAATTAAAGGTATTGAAAACGAACTACATAATTTAAATAATACAATTGCAAAAAATAAAGAGGATCAAGCTGCTATTCAACGTAAAATCGATGAAACACATAAGCAGATTGAACAAAAAAAGGAAGAAATTGTCGTTTTAGAGGATAAAGTCCTTGCTCGTAAAGACATTATGAGAAAACGTATGGTTTCTGTTCAAAACAGTTCAAATACAAGTTTAGTAGTAGAAGTTGTAGTAGAGTCAAAAAACTTTGCAGACTTCTTACAACGTATGAACGCAGTTTCTACTATTCTAGAAGCTGATAAAGAAATTTTACGTCTACAAGAACAAGATCTTCGTCAAATTGAAGAAGATAAGAAAACAATTGACGAAAAAGAAGCATCTTTAGTAGTAGACAAACAAAAATTAGCAAAAGCGCAAGCTGAACTGCAAGATAACTTGAAAAAACGTCAAGATAACTTACAAACAGTTCAAGCTAAATATAATGAGGTTGCAAGTCAGCTTAATTTAGCAGCGGAAGAGAAAGCTAAAATTGAATCAAATATGAAGGCAGTACAAGAAACAATTGCTCGTGAACAAGAAGCAGCAAGAATCGCAGCGGAAGAGCGTGCAAAAGCAGAAGCGGCTGCAAAGGCTGAGCAAGAAGCTTTAGCGAAAGCACAAGCAGAAATTGCTGAAAAGCAAAAGCAAGAAAAAGCTAGTAAACCGGCAGAACCAGTTGCTAATAATAATTCGAAGGTAGAACCTGCACAACCTTCTAAGCCAACTGCTGGTGGGAAAGAAATTTATGTAGAAGCTACAGCTTATACAGCTGATCCAGCGGAAAATGGTTATGCGTCAGGTCAACAAGTATTTTCTGCATGGGGACCAGGTGGTAAAGGTTATAATCTAACTGCAAACCCAGGAATGAAATTAATTGCTGTAGATCCAAGTGTTATTCCATTAGGCAAAACTGTAAATGTTGAAGGTTATGGAGTCGCAATTGCAGCAGATACTGGTGGAGCGATTAAAGGTAACAGAATTGATGTGTTAATGCCTGATAAAGGGTCTTCTAGTCAATGGGGAAGAAAAATCGTTAAAGTTACAATTTTAAACTAA
- a CDS encoding helix-turn-helix transcriptional regulator: MTILNRVKELRARFNFSQSVLAEKVGVTRQTVAAIEKGDYVPSLLLALMICDVFQLKMEDVFVLNKEGEEDE, translated from the coding sequence TTGACCATTTTAAACAGAGTAAAAGAATTAAGAGCTCGTTTTAATTTTTCACAAAGTGTATTAGCAGAAAAGGTTGGAGTGACGAGACAAACAGTTGCTGCAATTGAAAAAGGGGATTACGTTCCTTCATTGTTACTAGCATTGATGATTTGTGATGTATTCCAGTTAAAGATGGAAGACGTGTTTGTTTTAAATAAGGAGGGGGAAGAGGATGAGTAG
- a CDS encoding class A sortase has product MNKQRIYSIVAILLFVVGGVLIGKPFYDGYQAEKKQTENVQAVQKMDYEKHETEFVDASKINQPDLTEVANASLDKKQVIGRISIPSVSVELPVLKASTEKNLLTGAATVKENQVMGKGNYALAGHNMSKKGVLFSDIASLKKGDKIYLYDNENEYEYAVTGVSEVTPDKWEVVEDHGKDEITLITCVSVKDNSKRYVVAGDLVGTKAKK; this is encoded by the coding sequence ATGAATAAGCAAAGAATTTATAGTATAGTAGCAATCCTGCTATTTGTTGTAGGTGGGGTGTTAATTGGAAAGCCATTTTATGATGGATATCAGGCTGAAAAGAAACAGACTGAAAATGTGCAGGCTGTTCAAAAGATGGATTATGAAAAGCATGAGACGGAATTTGTAGATGCTTCCAAAATTAATCAACCAGACTTGACGGAAGTAGCGAATGCATCATTAGATAAGAAACAAGTAATTGGTCGTATTTCGATTCCAAGTGTTTCAGTAGAACTGCCTGTTTTGAAAGCTTCTACTGAAAAAAACTTATTAACAGGTGCAGCGACAGTAAAAGAGAATCAAGTTATGGGAAAAGGAAATTACGCACTAGCAGGACATAACATGTCTAAAAAAGGTGTTTTATTTAGTGATATAGCTTCTTTGAAAAAAGGCGATAAAATTTATTTGTATGACAATGAAAATGAATATGAGTATGCGGTTACTGGTGTATCTGAAGTAACTCCTGATAAGTGGGAAGTTGTGGAGGATCATGGGAAAGATGAGATAACGCTTATTACATGTGTATCTGTAAAGGATAATTCTAAGCGTTATGTTGTTGCTGGTGATTTAGTAGGAACGAAGGCGAAGAAGTAA
- a CDS encoding YHYH domain-containing protein, with protein sequence MRQQVKKLLLTTSIALLVAPISAYAHPGRTDANGGHTCRTNCEKWGLQYGEYHYHNKPASSSGATSPAPSQNNNSAVEAERQAEAQRKAEEERQRVAEEQRKAEEARKQEEAQRQADMEKGQLEGQKNGETDFKAGKNDAEVHVAGKSDAYKQAFKATYAAAWSLEEQKKTHFEKGKEQGLAQETMDDSQVAPEFKVNFVDGFKVGNKERTEKIEKEQAELGEKTGKELAEKNPGNREKEVYVKAYETAYEKGYKSTKKAVEKAGYKYAFENYNLKVPAKYERNELLKKWFTEGFKLNKKAAEIREEGYKKGDSWFSFFYKSFVPSEYKEHKELYEQAIEKGKTA encoded by the coding sequence GTGAGACAACAGGTGAAGAAACTTCTTTTAACAACGAGTATAGCGTTATTGGTAGCTCCAATTTCAGCTTATGCGCATCCAGGGCGTACAGATGCTAATGGCGGACATACGTGTCGTACAAATTGTGAGAAATGGGGATTACAGTACGGGGAATATCATTATCACAATAAACCAGCTTCTAGTAGTGGTGCAACGAGCCCAGCTCCTAGCCAGAATAATAATAGTGCTGTAGAAGCTGAGAGACAAGCAGAAGCACAGCGTAAAGCTGAAGAAGAGAGACAACGTGTAGCCGAAGAACAAAGAAAAGCTGAAGAGGCACGTAAGCAAGAGGAAGCGCAGCGCCAAGCTGATATGGAAAAAGGTCAACTTGAAGGTCAAAAGAATGGAGAAACTGATTTTAAAGCAGGAAAAAATGATGCAGAAGTGCATGTAGCTGGAAAATCTGATGCATATAAACAAGCGTTTAAAGCGACTTATGCAGCCGCATGGTCTTTAGAAGAGCAGAAGAAAACGCATTTTGAAAAAGGAAAAGAACAAGGTTTAGCACAAGAGACGATGGACGATAGTCAAGTTGCTCCAGAGTTTAAGGTAAACTTTGTAGACGGGTTCAAAGTAGGGAATAAAGAAAGAACAGAAAAAATTGAAAAAGAACAAGCTGAATTAGGAGAAAAGACAGGGAAAGAACTAGCTGAAAAGAATCCTGGAAATAGAGAGAAAGAAGTATACGTGAAGGCATATGAAACAGCGTATGAAAAAGGCTATAAGTCTACAAAAAAGGCAGTAGAAAAGGCTGGCTATAAGTATGCATTTGAAAACTATAATTTAAAAGTTCCTGCTAAGTATGAAAGAAATGAATTGTTAAAGAAATGGTTTACTGAAGGGTTTAAATTGAATAAAAAAGCAGCAGAAATTCGAGAAGAAGGGTATAAAAAGGGAGACAGCTGGTTCTCATTCTTCTATAAGAGTTTCGTACCAAGTGAATATAAAGAACATAAAGAGCTGTACGAACAAGCAATAGAAAAAGGTAAAACGGCATAA
- a CDS encoding peptide MFS transporter, whose translation MESAIQLEREQQRKKKHPPGLYLLFFTEMWERFSYYGLRGLLTLYLTTALVSGGLGFSPAWALSIYGFYTGACYFTPMIGGYLTDRFLGRRKAITIGGITMAIGNLTLFALQNQLGLYLGLALIIIGNGFFKPNISTLVGELYEENDPKRDSAFTIFYMGINVGSFLAPLVCGFLSENLFKTTVDGVVHYGFRYGFLAASIGMIIGQILFTTLSNRFLGDIGKKPTRDLQTTDGQPSVGDTPLTKKEKQRTAVIVILTCFVVFFWAGFEQAGSSLTLYTNKFVDRSVFGWEVPTSWFQSVNPLFIILLAPVISALWAKLATRKRGDLKIPTKMGLGMILLGIGYIILVIATLKTGSDEHNITEKANLLFIVFTYLFHTLGELFLSPVGLSMVSALAPVKLASLLMGVWLASSGIANILGGQLASFTTSLGYAEVFTVIGAVAIVLGCVLLLISKKLVKWMD comes from the coding sequence ATGGAATCAGCGATACAACTAGAAAGAGAACAACAAAGAAAAAAGAAACATCCTCCAGGTTTATACTTACTCTTCTTTACAGAAATGTGGGAAAGATTTAGTTACTATGGATTACGAGGATTATTAACATTATATTTAACGACAGCTTTAGTAAGCGGTGGTCTTGGGTTTAGTCCCGCATGGGCACTCTCTATTTACGGATTTTATACTGGAGCCTGTTATTTCACACCAATGATTGGTGGATACTTAACAGACCGTTTTCTAGGTAGACGAAAAGCAATCACAATTGGTGGTATAACAATGGCAATCGGTAACCTTACACTATTTGCCTTGCAAAACCAATTAGGCCTATACCTCGGATTAGCGCTTATTATTATCGGTAACGGATTCTTCAAACCGAACATCTCTACACTGGTTGGAGAATTATACGAAGAGAACGATCCAAAACGTGATAGTGCATTTACCATTTTCTATATGGGTATTAACGTCGGGTCATTTTTAGCTCCACTCGTTTGCGGGTTTTTATCAGAAAATTTATTCAAAACAACAGTTGATGGCGTTGTACATTACGGATTCCGTTACGGTTTCTTAGCCGCTTCAATCGGAATGATTATTGGACAAATTTTATTTACAACATTATCAAATCGCTTCCTTGGTGATATCGGTAAAAAACCAACTCGCGATTTACAAACAACAGATGGACAACCATCAGTAGGAGATACACCGTTAACAAAAAAAGAAAAACAACGTACCGCAGTTATCGTCATTTTAACATGCTTCGTTGTCTTCTTCTGGGCTGGCTTTGAACAAGCTGGTAGCTCGTTAACATTATATACAAACAAATTTGTAGACCGCTCTGTGTTCGGATGGGAAGTTCCAACATCTTGGTTCCAATCGGTCAATCCATTATTTATTATTTTACTTGCTCCAGTCATTTCTGCATTATGGGCAAAACTTGCAACTCGCAAGCGCGGTGATTTAAAAATCCCAACTAAAATGGGACTTGGTATGATCTTGCTTGGTATCGGTTATATCATTCTCGTTATCGCTACATTAAAAACAGGTAGTGATGAACATAACATTACAGAAAAAGCAAACTTACTATTTATCGTCTTTACGTATCTTTTCCATACGTTAGGTGAGCTATTCTTATCACCTGTCGGACTATCAATGGTTAGTGCGCTTGCTCCGGTAAAATTAGCATCTTTACTAATGGGTGTATGGCTAGCAAGTTCAGGTATCGCCAACATTTTAGGCGGACAACTTGCAAGCTTCACAACCTCACTTGGATACGCTGAAGTATTCACGGTTATTGGCGCTGTGGCAATTGTATTAGGTTGTGTTTTATTATTAATTTCTAAGAAATTAGTGAAATGGATGGATTAA
- the brnQ1 gene encoding branched-chain amino acid transport system II carrier protein BrnQ1, translating to MKLLQKKEILLISLMLFSMFFGAGNLIFPPFLGYEAGEHVWISLVGFIISATGLPILGVISIAKAGSFQTLAGRVHSSFAIIFPCIVYVFIGPGLGIPRAGSLAFEMGPGQLFPEAGSGVLLFYTVIFFSIVYWLSLSPSKLMGLFGKVLTPLLLCMIALIFIKSMFTTVGDMKEPIGNYGQAPMFQGFLDGYLTMDALAALIFGIVIANALRAKGIEDDKGLAKYMSIAGIGAGLLLSIIYVILGYVGAISGSLGTFDNGAKVLAQVMTTLFGQGGVVLLGLIFTISCLCVSIGLVTSCSQFFSSAFPKVSYKVWAFIVSVVSMILANLGLTQILKVSVPILGFIYPIALTLIILGLFHKYIGKYAYVYTVTVWIVAIFSAIDILNKNVMMNQWTSVLKYIPFYTEGVGWIVPAIVGMCLGFIVSIALNKNK from the coding sequence ATGAAATTGTTACAGAAAAAAGAAATTTTACTTATTAGTCTTATGTTATTCTCGATGTTCTTTGGAGCAGGGAATCTTATATTCCCACCTTTTCTTGGATATGAAGCAGGAGAACATGTGTGGATTTCGTTAGTAGGATTTATTATATCAGCAACAGGTCTTCCTATATTAGGTGTTATTTCTATTGCAAAAGCAGGAAGTTTTCAAACGTTAGCGGGTAGAGTTCATTCTTCATTTGCAATTATTTTTCCATGTATCGTGTATGTATTTATTGGACCTGGGCTTGGTATACCACGTGCGGGAAGTTTAGCCTTTGAAATGGGGCCAGGTCAGTTATTCCCTGAAGCAGGAAGCGGAGTATTATTGTTTTACACAGTTATTTTCTTTAGTATTGTTTACTGGTTAAGTTTATCACCATCTAAACTAATGGGGTTGTTTGGAAAAGTCTTGACGCCGTTATTATTATGTATGATTGCACTTATTTTTATAAAGAGTATGTTTACAACAGTAGGAGATATGAAAGAACCAATAGGGAACTATGGCCAAGCTCCTATGTTTCAAGGGTTTTTAGATGGATATTTAACAATGGATGCGTTAGCTGCTTTAATCTTTGGAATTGTTATTGCAAATGCATTACGTGCAAAGGGTATTGAAGATGATAAAGGTTTAGCGAAATATATGAGTATTGCTGGAATCGGGGCAGGACTATTATTATCGATTATTTATGTCATCCTTGGATATGTGGGGGCAATTAGTGGCTCATTAGGAACATTTGATAACGGTGCCAAAGTGTTAGCACAAGTTATGACTACATTATTTGGACAGGGCGGAGTCGTTTTATTAGGTCTTATTTTTACTATCTCATGTTTATGTGTTTCAATTGGACTTGTTACGTCTTGTAGTCAATTTTTTTCGAGTGCATTTCCGAAAGTATCTTATAAAGTGTGGGCATTTATAGTAAGCGTTGTTAGTATGATCTTAGCTAATTTAGGATTAACGCAAATTTTAAAAGTATCAGTACCAATTCTTGGATTTATTTATCCAATTGCATTAACGCTTATTATTCTAGGGTTATTCCATAAGTATATTGGGAAGTATGCATACGTATATACAGTAACTGTTTGGATTGTAGCAATATTTAGTGCAATTGATATTTTAAATAAAAATGTAATGATGAATCAGTGGACGTCAGTATTAAAATACATTCCGTTTTATACAGAAGGTGTTGGATGGATTGTTCCAGCTATTGTAGGCATGTGTCTTGGTTTCATCGTTAGCATTGCTTTAAATAAGAATAAATGA
- a CDS encoding DUF2339 domain-containing protein: MKKDLDKKIEALETAIETIQEALAELKVKQREIEVENAQQHVSKDKKEYIETVMEEKPKEEIVKIKEPLQECEVKQVDISAFKPEPFNIIKFCQTWLPRVFVGIMLLGVIWLFKAGVDAGLLTPAIRIVFGIALSIGLYYIGDIQIKRERQALGLVLVGGSISGIVLTTFAAHYLYAFIPASIAFLFNITWVILGIYLAKRYNSEYLTIFVAVGAFFVPFLLNSTTPNPYIFFGYETVLTLSLLWYGLKNRYKYLYMISYAVAAIVLFVFFAVMSILVENLQIQLTIVYGLIHLLLFWHMFTERSFIPEPRLAIFSANAVFFILAISKIPDFTTWGLIISAIVHAAMFVLEYRKNRHSTFTNLLFGFTMGAFSLAILYEYSLVNAAIVLLLQGFLGMVTSIKGKQQIKLYVSATIYAIGMIQTIFSPFDQFISAGFVAHIILIGTFYYCMRQAKEVLASFGKYVYSIALYWLMVIVFITITRIGEVLSTDGSIISVSVSLLWMIYALFAVWFGRYRQMNEILYAGLIVLVVTVGKLFLLDLPEVSMMIRAVLFLIVGSIGIVISRMFFSKEEK, from the coding sequence ATGAAGAAGGATTTGGATAAGAAAATAGAAGCACTCGAAACGGCAATTGAAACGATTCAAGAAGCACTTGCTGAATTAAAGGTGAAGCAAAGGGAAATAGAAGTAGAAAACGCTCAGCAACATGTTAGTAAGGATAAGAAAGAATATATTGAAACGGTAATGGAGGAAAAGCCAAAAGAAGAAATAGTTAAGATAAAAGAGCCTTTGCAAGAATGTGAGGTAAAACAAGTAGATATATCTGCTTTTAAACCAGAGCCATTTAATATTATTAAGTTTTGTCAAACGTGGTTACCGCGTGTATTTGTCGGTATTATGTTGCTTGGAGTGATCTGGTTATTTAAAGCAGGGGTAGATGCTGGTTTATTAACACCAGCAATACGAATTGTGTTTGGTATCGCATTATCTATCGGTTTGTATTATATAGGAGATATTCAAATTAAAAGAGAGCGGCAGGCGTTAGGATTAGTATTGGTTGGAGGAAGTATTTCGGGGATTGTTTTAACGACGTTTGCGGCACATTATTTGTATGCATTTATTCCGGCAAGTATCGCGTTTCTCTTTAATATTACATGGGTTATTTTAGGGATTTATTTAGCGAAAAGATATAACTCGGAATACCTTACTATCTTCGTAGCGGTAGGAGCGTTCTTCGTGCCATTCTTGTTAAATAGTACGACTCCTAATCCTTATATTTTCTTTGGATATGAGACAGTGTTAACACTTAGTTTATTATGGTATGGATTGAAAAATCGTTATAAATATTTATATATGATTTCTTACGCTGTTGCGGCCATTGTTCTTTTTGTCTTCTTTGCTGTTATGTCAATATTAGTAGAGAACTTGCAAATACAGTTAACGATTGTATATGGTTTGATTCATTTACTATTATTTTGGCATATGTTTACGGAGAGAAGTTTTATACCAGAACCGCGTTTGGCGATATTTAGTGCGAATGCAGTGTTCTTTATACTAGCTATTTCAAAAATACCTGATTTTACAACATGGGGATTAATTATTAGTGCAATTGTGCACGCTGCTATGTTTGTGCTTGAGTATAGGAAGAATAGACATTCTACATTTACAAATCTCTTATTTGGTTTCACAATGGGAGCATTTAGTTTAGCGATTTTATACGAGTATAGTTTAGTAAATGCAGCGATCGTACTATTATTACAAGGTTTCCTTGGAATGGTTACTTCTATTAAAGGAAAACAACAGATAAAATTGTATGTTAGTGCAACGATTTACGCGATTGGAATGATACAAACGATTTTTAGTCCGTTTGATCAATTTATTTCGGCAGGCTTTGTTGCTCATATTATTTTAATAGGAACATTCTATTATTGCATGAGACAAGCGAAAGAAGTGTTAGCGAGTTTTGGTAAGTATGTGTACTCTATAGCGCTCTACTGGTTAATGGTCATTGTATTTATTACAATTACTAGAATTGGTGAAGTTCTTTCTACAGATGGAAGTATAATTAGCGTATCTGTATCGTTATTATGGATGATATATGCGTTATTTGCAGTTTGGTTTGGCCGTTATAGACAGATGAATGAAATATTATATGCTGGATTAATCGTATTAGTAGTAACGGTAGGGAAGTTATTCCTACTTGACTTACCGGAGGTTTCGATGATGATTAGGGCAGTGTTATTCCTAATCGTCGGTAGTATAGGTATCGTTATTTCAAGAATGTTTTTCTCAAAAGAAGAGAAGTGA